One window of the Montipora foliosa isolate CH-2021 chromosome 4, ASM3666993v2, whole genome shotgun sequence genome contains the following:
- the LOC138000546 gene encoding melatonin receptor type 1B-B-like, with protein MTDKEQEVLFRALQERPQGLVVMESVLMVVINFMAFTGNLMVCWAIYRNERLRTIPNIYVATLAISDSLMAVLCMPLSVVLLITGHWPFSQSVCHFQGFFCFFCALYSLLLMTATAVNRYFRVVKPNVYRRRFKVRSTIISVLFIAMVAGLGAGLSSMTRLATFIVHYGKVICFMDFKTPQIDMGYMAFLDAVYIAIPIGVIVFAYYKIFKTIKGHNRDVITTRQSGPLSVNVEEIRVTKALFATVLGFILCWGPIATIDMVSSFTEHKIAIPRQVFALYIYLGFGSCSINPVIYGVMNRAFRTEFHRVLTFWRKKNFVEPSNKTHSFKSTMKSAQDAP; from the coding sequence ATGACCGACAAAGAACAGGAAGTCCTTTTTCGCGCGCTTCAAGAACGTCCCCAAGGATTAGTGGTGATGgaaagtgttttgatggttgTTATAAACTTCATGGCCTTCACTGGAAATCTTATGGTTTGCTGGGCCATTTATCGTAATGAGCGGCTTCGGACAATACCAAATATTTATGTGGCGACCCTGGCCATATCTGACTCGCTGATGGCAGTTCTCTGTATGCCACTATCGGTGGTTCTTCTCATAACCGGGCACTGGCCTTTCAGCCAATCTGTGTGCCATTTTCAgggattcttttgttttttctgcgcTTTGTACTCGTTGCTTCTTATGACTGCCACGGCCGTCAACCGTTATTTTCGTGTGGTGAAACCGAATGTTTATCGACGTCGCTTCAAGGTAAGGTCAACTATAATTTCAGTGCTTTTTATAGCAATGGTGGCTGGACTCGGTGCAGGGCTTTCCTCGATGACTCGATTAGCCACATTTATTGTACATTACGGAAAAGTAATCTGTTTCATGGACTTCAAAACCCCGCAGATTGACATGGGATACATGGCTTTCTTAGATGCAGTTTACATTGCCATTCCTATCGGAGTCATTGTGTTCGCATACTACAAGATTTTCAAAACCATCAAAGGACATAATCGCGATGTGATCACCACGAGGCAATCGGGGCCTTTGAGCGTAAACGTTGAAGAAATCCGAGTTACAAAAGCTCTCTTTGCAACTGTTCTGGGCTTTATTCTTTGTTGGGGGCCTATAGCAACGATTGACATGGTCAGTTCCTTCACGGAACACAAGATCGCAATACCTCGGCAAGTGTTTGCTCTGTATATATACCTGGGCTTCGGAAGTTGCTCCATTAACCCCGTTATATATGGCGTCATGAACAGAGCCTTTAGAACTGAGTTCCACCGAGTTTTAACTTtctggaggaaaaaaaactttgtcgaGCCCAGTAACAAAACTCATTCTTTCAAAAGTACGATGAAATCGGCCCAAGATGCACCCTGA